From a single Onychomys torridus chromosome 9, mOncTor1.1, whole genome shotgun sequence genomic region:
- the LOC118590776 gene encoding uncharacterized protein LOC118590776, with translation MCYPQAINIITDLSYSRTKDPDKALCNNSGPDVSMAPDGSTSHSDQYGPGGCMTLGHPNGHRHQNGTNRCYAPEPHSRPLVGHSPLIDLLTAEPPPYRAALAVPATGPETGMTAIGGAAAPEKMATGGDTGGTPAPSPIAGRLRARRDDTPLESKAFPLREGPGRHLQKVQLASGQVTHSFLHIPDCPHPLLGRDLLTKLKAQIYFDERGPTVTGPGGTPLQVLALNLEEEYRLFEPEPPEEPPGEMQDWLDRFPQVWAETGGLGLAHDQPPLVISLKASAAPISIRQYPMSREAQEGIKPHIRRLIDQGVLKPCRSPWNTPLLPVKKPGTGEFRPVQDLREVNKRVEDIHPTVPNPYNLLSTLPPTHTWDPEIGLSGQLTWTRLPQGFKNSPTLFDEALHADLAGFRVEHPTLTLLQYVDDLLLAARSRTECLEGTQALLTRLGEKGYRASVKKAQICQNKVIYLGYTLEGGRRWLTEARKEAIVSIPPPKGPRQVREFLGTALLLDTDRVTFGPTVSLNPATLLPLPASSGEHDCLQILAEAHGTRPDLTDQPLKDSDYVWFTDGSSFLEEGTRRAGAAVTTESEVVWASPLPAGTSAQRAELIALTQALRMAEGSPHQVKRLIWQVISQTGETIWSTTANHAPHTWWPPLTPDICQLVAGLDAWDIAHLSHSDFPVRTARSIRPGGGRGHLPQRGPGCINADTRCSLSTYDFYVCPRDGRNRNEARRCGGYEEFFCKQWGCETTGGAYWKPSSSWDLITVSKNYSSPNKCTVSTEGTVPLPIVISFTEKGKEDRGWQSGHTWGLRFYMTGFNKGLTFKIQLKAETTPLSVGPNSVLSDQKPPSQTGQGKQLPTPTTSLNMNVPNITAAPTTAAPARTRLGTGDRLLGLLQGAYSTLNATQPNRTQECWLCLLSLPPYYEGVAVQGPHSQLDTPPPARCLRETQHKLTLSEVSGQGLCLGNPPPSHRGLCNTIVTSGTGYSISPNGTYWACDTGLTHCASWSLLQGNESSFCVLIELFPRITYHEPEDIYAQFEMGPARTKREPVSLTLALMLGGLTMGGVAAGIGTGAKALVETQHIQQLQAAMNQDIQALEESISALEKSLTSLSEVVLQNRRGLDILFLQEGGLCAALKEECCFYADHTGLVRDSMAKLRERLKQRQRYFEEQQGWFEGWFRRSPWLTTLISTIMGPLLILVLILMFGPCILNRLIQFIKERISVVQTLVLTQQYQRLHQSETETPPLAPHLYAPQ, from the exons acaccagaatgggacaaaccGTTGCTACGCCCCTGAGCCTCACTCTCGACCGCTGGTCGGAC ACTCTCCCCTCATtgacctcctaacagctgagccgccGCCTTATCGCGCGGCACTGGCCGTGCCAGCCACGGGACCGGAAACAGGGATGACGGCCATCGGAGGGGCAGCAGCCCCTGAGAAGATGGCAACTGGCGGGGACACAGGGGGGACCCCGGCTCCCTCACCCATCGCCGGTCGCCTTCGGGCCCGCCGGGATGACACCCCCCTGGAatccaaggcctttcccctcagagaagggcCCGGCCGCCATCTCCA aaaagtccagttggCGTCGGGGCAAGTAACCCATTCTTTCCTACATATACCCGACTGCCCTCACCCGTTGCTGGGCCGGGACTTACTGACCAAATTAAAAGCACAGatttactttgatgaaagagGACCCACGGTCACGGGGCCTGGGGGAACCCCCTTACAAGTCCTCGCcctaaatctggaagaagaataccGCCTTTTCGAGCCTGAGCCCCCTGAAGAACCACCGGGTGAGATGCAGGACTGGCTAGACAGGTTTCCACAGGtatgggcagaaacaggaggcttgggGCTTGCGCACGACCAGCCGCCCCTCGTCATTTCATTGAAGGCCTCCGCAGCCCCAATCTCAATCAGACAGTACCCCATGTCTCGGGAAGCGCAGGAGGGGATTAAACCCCACATCCGGCGGCTAATAGACCAGGGAGTGCTCAAACCCTGCCGatctccctggaatactcccCTCTTACCCGTCAAGAAACCAGGCACGGGGGAATTCAGACCGGTCCAGGACTTAAGGGAGGTCAATAAGCGGGTAGaagacatacaccccacagtacCTAACCCCTACAacctcctcagcaccctcccaCCGACCCATACTTG gGACCCAGAAATCGGGCTTTCAGGACAGCTGACCTGGACCCGGCTCCCTCAAGGGTTCAAGAATAGCCCAACACTCTTTGATGAGGCCCTCCATGCAGATCTAGCCGGATTCCGGGTAGAGCACCCAACCTTGACTCTGCTCCAGTACGTAGATGACCTCCTCTTGGCCGCCAGGAGCCGGACCGAATGCTTGGAAGgaactcaggctctgctgaccaggcttggggagaagggcTACAGGGCCTCAGTCAAAAAGGCCCAGATATGCCAAAACAAAGTTATCTATTTGggctacaccctggagggagggcgaAGATGGCTGACCgaggccagaaaagaggcaaTTGTCTCAATCCCCCCTCCCAAGGGCCCTCGGCAAGTCCGAGAATTTTTGGGCACg GCCTTGCTGCTAGATACCGACCGAGTGACTTTCGGCCCCACAGTCTCCCTCAATCCGGCCACCCTactacccctgcctgcctcctcgggGGAGCATGATTGCCTCCAGATCCTGGCGGAAGCGCACGGTACCCGTCCAGACCTGACCGATCAACCATTAAAGGACTCAGACTATGTCTGGTTCACGGACGGGAGCAGCTTCCTCGAGGAAGGGacgagaagagcaggagcagctgtcaccACTGAGTCAGAGGTGGTCTGGGCCTCGCCGTTGCCGGCTGGAACATCGGCCCAGAGAGCGGAGCTGATCGCACTCacccaggccctccggatggcagaag GGTCCCCTCACCAAGTTAAAAGGCtcatttggcaagttatatcccaAACCGGGGAGACCATATGGTCAACCACAGCTAACCATGCCCCCCACACCTGGTGGCCCCCTCTAACTCCCGATATTTGCCAGCTGGTAGCGGGCCTGGACGCTTGGGACATTGCTCATTTGAGTCACTCTGACTTCCCGGTTCGCACGGCCCGGTCAATCAGACCTGGGGGAGGACGAGGCCATCTCCCACAGAGGGGACCTGGATGTATCAATGCAGACACCCGTTGTTCCTTGTCCACTTATGACTTTTATGTCTGTCCCCGTGATGGCCGCAACCGGAATGAGGCCCGTAGATGTGGGGGATATGAGGAATTCTTCTGCAAACAATGGGGATGTGAGACCACCGGCGGGGCCTATTGGAAGCCCAGCTCTAGTTGGGACCTGATAACGGTGTCTAAAAATtattccagccccaacaaatgTACAGTCAGCACTGAGGGAACTGTCCCCTTACCCATTGTTATCTCTTTCACTGAAAAGGGCAAGGAGGACAGAGGATGGCAGTCCGGGCATACTTGGGGACTCAGGTTTTATATGACAGGGTTTAACAAAGGCCTGACCTTCAAAATtcagctcaaggcagaaaccacccCCCTGTCAGTTGGTCCCAACTCGGTCCTCTCAGATCAGAAACCCCCGTCCCAGACAGGACAGGGTAAGcaactccccactcccactaCGTCACTCAATATGAATGTTCCCAACATAACTGCAGCCCCAACAACTGCGGCCCCCGCCAGGACCCGCCTAGGAACAGGGGATCGACTCCTTGGTCTACTGCAAGGAGCCTATTCCACCCTAAATGCCACCCAGCCTAACCGAACTCAGGAATGTTGGCTATGtttactctccctccctccctattatGAAGGGGTAGCAGTACAGGGCCCGCACTCCCagctggacacccccccccccgcgcgaTGCCTGAGAGAGACCCAACATAAGCTGACTCTGTCAGAAGTATCTGGACAGGGATTATGCCTGGGgaatcctcccccatcccatcgtGGCCTCTGTAATACTATTGTGACCTCGGGAACCGGATATTCCATTAGTCCTAATGGAACTTACTGGGCATGCGACACGGGACTCACTCACTGTGCATCCTGGTCATTACTGCAAGGCAATGAGTCCAGCTTTTGTGTATTAATAGAACTGTTTCCCAGGATAACCTATCATGAGCCTGAAGACATTTATGCTCAATTTGAGATGGGACCCGCCCGAACCAAGAGGGAACCTGTGTCCCTGACCTTAGCCCTTATGTTAGGAGGTCTCACTATGGGGGGAGTTGCGGCTGGGATAGGAACAGGAGCAAAAGCCCTAGTTGAAACTCAACACATCCAACAGCTCCAAGCCGCCATGAACCAGGATATACAGGCTCTGGAGGAATCTATAAGTGCCTTAGAAAAGTCCTTAACCTCTCTCTCTGAGGTAGTACTCCAGAATCGTAGGGGACTGGACATCCTGTTTCTACAGGAGGGGGGACTATGTGCCGCTCtaaaggaagaatgctgtttctatgctgatcatacaggtttggtcagagatagcatggcgaaactcagagagcggttgaagcagagacagagatattttgaggaacaacaaggatggttcgagggatggttccgcaggtccccatggctcaccaccctcatatcgaccatcatgggccctctgctgattcttgtgcttattttgatgtttggCCCTTGCATTTTAAACAGACTCATTCAATTTATTAAGGAGAGAATTTCGGTGGTTCAGACTCTGGTACTAACTCAACAATATCAACGACTCCATCAGTCAGAGACTGAGacaccacccctggcccctcacctttatgcacctcagtaa